One Senegalimassilia faecalis genomic window, CAACCTGGTGCATGACGGGCACGTTCGGCTCGATGCCGAACACGGAAGCGGAAAGCTCGGCGTCGCCGGCCTTCTTACCGCTTGCGTCCTTGATCTCGATAGTCGTCATGGTAGTAGAAACTCCTTATAGATAGTCCAGGTTACGCCATGCGCACGCGCACGATGCCGTTCTTGCCGCCGGGGATGGCGCCCTTGACCAGGATCAGGTTCTGCTCCTCGTCGACGCGCATGACGGTCAGGTTCTTCACGGTAACCGTGTCGCAGCCCATGTGACCAGGCATGCGCAGGCCCTTCAGCACGCGGGAAGGCGTGGCGCACATGCCCACGGAACCGGGAGCACGATGGAAGTGAGCACCATGGCCACCCGGACCACCGGCGAAGCCGTAGCGCTTCATAACGCCGGCGAAGCCCTTACCCTTGGAAGTACCGGTGACGTCGACCTTCTTCACGTCGGCGAAAGCCGCCACGGTCTGCTGGTCGCCCGGCTTGTACTCGGCAGCGTCCTCGACGCGAACCTCACGCAGATAGCGGGTCGGCTCGACGCCCTGCTTGGCGAAATGGCCGCCCATGGGCTTGTTAACCTTCTTCGCCTTGATGGCGCCAAAGCCCAGCTGCACAGCCTCGTAGCCGTCGGTGGCCTTCGTCTTGACCTGGCACACCGTGTTCGGCTCGGCCTGGATCACGGTCACGGGGATGAGCTTGTCCTCCTCGTTGAAGATCTGGGTCATGCCGATTTTCTTACCATAAATTGCGTTAATCATTCGTTGACACCCCTTACAGCTTGATCTCGATGTCGACGCCGGCAGGGAGATCCAGACGCATCAGGGAGTCCACCGTGTTCGGGGTGGGCTCGAGGATGTCGATCAGGCGCTTGTGAGTGCGCATCTCGAACTGCTCGCGCGAATCCTTGTCCACATGGGGGCCCTTGACGACGGTGAACAGGTTGCGCTCCGTCGGCAGCGGGATGGGACCGGACACCTTGGCACCCGTCTTCTGAGCGGTATCGACGATGAGCTTCGTGGACTGGTCCACGATCTCATGATCGTATCCCTTGAGGC contains:
- the rplC gene encoding 50S ribosomal protein L3, with product MINAIYGKKIGMTQIFNEEDKLIPVTVIQAEPNTVCQVKTKATDGYEAVQLGFGAIKAKKVNKPMGGHFAKQGVEPTRYLREVRVEDAAEYKPGDQQTVAAFADVKKVDVTGTSKGKGFAGVMKRYGFAGGPGGHGAHFHRAPGSVGMCATPSRVLKGLRMPGHMGCDTVTVKNLTVMRVDEEQNLILVKGAIPGGKNGIVRVRMA
- the rpsJ gene encoding 30S ribosomal protein S10 produces the protein MANQKIRIRLKGYDHEIVDQSTKLIVDTAQKTGAKVSGPIPLPTERNLFTVVKGPHVDKDSREQFEMRTHKRLIDILEPTPNTVDSLMRLDLPAGVDIEIKL